The nucleotide window CGCCAAGAACTGCACGATACGTTGAGGGCACGGCAGACCTCCGTCGCGACCCGCAGCCAACTGGTCTCAGCCACGTTGCCGCCAGGGCTCTGCCAAGGGGCTTACCCACAGGTTTTGTGGATAAGCAGGCCATGCCGGGGCTTATCTGCGTTTTTGTGTCGAATAACAAGTTCGGCGGCAGCGAACGATTACTGATTTGCCAACACCACACAAAACTATGAAGCCCATCGCTCACTGGATACCCGCAGTATTTTGCGCGTTCCTATCACTACTCGCGCTCTCGATGCAGATCCGCTCTGACTCGGGAGATTGGAAGCCGGCATTCTATTGTTTCCTGCCCATGTGCTTCTTTTTTGTCGGCTCAACGACATCACAGATGCAGCGGGAGATTCGGGAGTTGCGGAAGCAGCTTGCCGAGTTGCAGCAGAAGCGAGTTGATTGACATGTTGCCGCCTAACCATACGCTGCAGCGAACCTAGCGGGAGCGTCGCAGTTGCAATCGTCACGTCCCGTGCGCCGGGTCGCTGAACTTGGGTCGTTAGGAGACTTTGGTGCTTCGCCTGCTCATCATCGCAATAGTCTTGATCCTCACCGGCTGCGACGATTCGCTTGATCGGCCAATCAGCTTTGCTCTTCCTGACGGATTCAGCGGACCGTTTGTGGTCATTGAGCATCCTGGGGTGGAAAAGGGGGTGGAAAAGGGGACAGGTCCATTTCATCCACTCCATCTTCCACTTCCTCAGCCCGTGCGGGACGGGGGAATGTTCGAAAAGCCACCGACGCCTGTCCGCTGTGCTAATCTGGACCTGTCCCCTTTTCCATCCCCAGGTTTTGTGGATAAGCAGGCCATGCCGGGACTTATCGGCATTGTTTGTGTCGAATAACAAGTTCTGCCACTAACCATAGAGAGCAATGATGATGCGACGCGGGTGGACATTGGTTGAACTGTTGGTCTCGCTGGGCGTCATAGCGATTATCATGGCCATTGCGCTCCCAGCAATACAATCTGCCCGTGAATCAGCGCGACGTCAACAGTGCCAGAATAACCTCCGGCAGATCTTGATCGCAACTCAATCGCATCATGCTGCCACCAACGCGTTGCCATCGCTTTACAATGGCGCCTCCCTAACCTACCCCCTCGCGGAATGGGATCTGTTTCATATGCATTCTTGGCGAGTCTCTCTCCTTCCCTATATGGAGCAATCCGCGTTGAAGGTACGGTTGAATTGGGATGCCCTTGCAACCGACGACGAGAACTTGCCAGTTGCTCAAACCGTCGTCTCAACGTACATTTGCCCAAGCGGTGGAAATCCAATGGACATGGGGTGGGGACTAAAGCACGGTTCAATTGGTATTCCACCCAGCACTATCACTGAACAAGATCGCTATCGCGTTGTCCGTAGCGATTACGACGCGATGGCTGGGATTCAGGTGCTGCCCAATCCTCTGCCACCGAATACAAACGTTCTTTCCGTCGATCACGTTCGCTGGGGAATCTGGGGCTGGCCTGTGTTCGAAACGAAGACGACGTCGGGCTCACGTTTAGCTCGGTATCGGCAGGGAATGTTCCGTGACGTTACCGATGGGCTATCACACACTCTAGCGGTCGTTGAACGGGCGGGAAAACCGAAAGACTATCTCAATGGTAAGCTCAATGTTACTAGCGAAAACCCCAATGCGGACTATCCGGGCCAGGTGGGATGGTCGGCCAGCAACACCTTTGTCTGGTCAATCAATAACGACACCGTAGGTGTGAATGAATCAAATTCAAAAGGCATCTATTCCTTTCACCGTGGTGGCGCAAATGTTGGAATTGCCGATGGTTCAGTCCGTTTTCTATCAGACGCAACGAACTTCGAGACGTTGGTAAAGCTTTACGGCAGGTCTGACGGTGGGTTGCCGGAATGAAGACATGGCAGTACCAAGCGATGCAACGGAGCCAAAAATGGCGTTCCGCTTCTTTACTGAAAGCAAGATCACTCGCGCCATTTTCGCCCGCTGATCGCGGCCGTTAGGGAATCTGCGATCGCCCACGACTTTCGGACAGCGGCAGGACGTGAGGCGAGCGCCGGGCCGAACCCCACGCCCGCGCCTCACCTCAGGCGCCGAGCATGCGCATCTGCGGGTCGCCATGGCGCACGGCGAATGTCCGTCGTCGGCATTCCGCCTTGCGTCCCGGCGCGGCAATCTCGACGCCGACTTCTTCCAGGCCCGGCAGGGCCGGCAGGTTGTTGCCAGGGCCGCGAGGCCCTGGTGGGCGGTTGAAGACAATTCGCAGCCCCGGCCGGGGCGACAGAAGCGCGGCCGTTCTCACGTCGACGCGCTCGCCGAGGCTGCCTGCGCCGGGCGTCGCTGGCACGTCGCATGTGCGACGTGTCAAGCGGCCCGATCCGAGGTTCCCGCCCGCGTTCGCTCCCCCCCGATTCTTATAGAAAATGGGCCACCCCTTCGAGTAGAACGGAGTCAGGCGGCCGCGCTGCACATTCGCCGCAGCGGAAAAGTAGGGGGGCTCTATGAATCAATCAGGACGGCCGCGATTGTTGGCCGACGAGGAACAACGTCGCGCGGTCTGCGCGCTGGTGTCGGTGGGGGCGGGGATCGGCGCGGCCGCCCGGCATGTCGGGTGCTCGACCTGGACCATCCGCCGCGAGGCGCAGCGCGACGAGGCGTTCGCTCGGCAACTGCAGGAAGCCGAGACGGCCGCCGAGTTGATGCCGCTGCGGATGATCCGCCGGGCGGCCGAGAACCACTGGCGGGCCGCCGCTTGGCTGCTCGAGCGGCTGTGCCCCGAGCGGTTCGCCCCGCGACGCCCCGACGCGGTCGCCCCCGGCGAGCTCAAGGCGCTGCTCGACAAAACGGCCGCCATCCTGGCCGACGAATGCTACGACGAAGCGCAGCGGACGCGCGTCGTCGAGCGGCTGCGGCAGCTGCAGGAGGACCACTTCGGCGAGCGCCGCGCCCGGCAACAAGGGCCGCCCGAGCCGCCGTCGGAGATCCAGCAGTTGCTGGATCGGCTTCCCCTGGCGGGGATCGGCGCGGGGTTTTGCTCGTCGGAGCCGAGTTTTGCAAGCAAAATCGACCCCCTCGAGCTGTCGAGCGCGGCGCCCAACTGCTTGGCGGGAAAGGAGTAAGAGCAATATCACCCCCCGTGCCGAATGCGGGTTTTGCACGACGGAGCGTGTTAGTTTTGCTTCGACGCCGTCGCCGAGACGGGGAGCGCGGCTGTGCGCTTGCGGCGCTCGGCCCCGCTGCGCGCCTGCGCTCACGGCGCCTTCGGAGCCGGCAACACGAGATTTCCCGTCGCCAGCGCCCACTCGTTGTACCCCTGGGCCAGTTCGCCGACGCGGGTCGGTTGGTCGGCCGCCAGGTCGCGCGTTTCGGTGGGGTCGGACTCGACGTCGAACAGTTCCCACTGCTTGGTGAGCGAATCCCAAACGAGTTTCCACTTGCCGCGACGGATGGCGGCGTTGCCGGCGAATTCCCAGCACAGCTCCGCGGGGGGCTCGCGCCGCTCGCCGCGGAAGATCGGCGCGA belongs to Pirellulales bacterium and includes:
- a CDS encoding DUF1559 domain-containing protein — encoded protein: MVELLVSLGVIAIIMAIALPAIQSARESARRQQCQNNLRQILIATQSHHAATNALPSLYNGASLTYPLAEWDLFHMHSWRVSLLPYMEQSALKVRLNWDALATDDENLPVAQTVVSTYICPSGGNPMDMGWGLKHGSIGIPPSTITEQDRYRVVRSDYDAMAGIQVLPNPLPPNTNVLSVDHVRWGIWGWPVFETKTTSGSRLARYRQGMFRDVTDGLSHTLAVVERAGKPKDYLNGKLNVTSENPNADYPGQVGWSASNTFVWSINNDTVGVNESNSKGIYSFHRGGANVGIADGSVRFLSDATNFETLVKLYGRSDGGLPE